From a single Hymenobacter sp. YIM 151500-1 genomic region:
- a CDS encoding polysaccharide deacetylase family protein, with product MRLFQMPAPLRRLLPDCLWEMPADEPPTLYLTFDDGPIPEETPFVLEQLARYDARGTFFCVGDNLRRHPDVAQAVLAGGHRLANHTYYHISGWTHSRPHYLRDVAQCQALLDELQPEVRPLMRPPYGRITRPLAQTLHATHQVVMWDVLTCDYDQHFNPATCLATAIRLSRPGSIVVFHDSLKASRNLRYVLPRYLDHFAAQGFRFERL from the coding sequence GTGCGACTGTTCCAAATGCCGGCCCCGCTGCGGCGCCTGCTGCCCGACTGCCTCTGGGAGATGCCGGCCGACGAGCCGCCCACCCTCTACCTCACCTTCGACGACGGGCCCATTCCCGAAGAAACGCCCTTCGTGCTGGAGCAGCTGGCCCGCTACGATGCCCGCGGCACGTTCTTCTGCGTGGGCGACAACCTGCGGCGCCACCCCGACGTGGCCCAGGCCGTGCTGGCCGGCGGCCACCGCCTCGCCAACCACACCTACTACCATATCAGCGGCTGGACTCACTCGCGCCCGCACTACCTGCGCGACGTAGCCCAGTGCCAGGCCCTGCTGGATGAGCTGCAGCCCGAAGTCCGGCCCCTCATGCGCCCGCCCTACGGCCGCATCACCCGGCCCCTGGCCCAGACTCTGCACGCCACTCACCAAGTAGTTATGTGGGACGTGCTGACCTGCGACTACGACCAGCACTTCAACCCGGCTACCTGCCTGGCCACGGCCATCCGCCTCTCGCGCCCCGGCTCCATCGTCGTGTTTCACGACAGCCTGAAAGCCAGCCGCAACCTCCGCTACGTGCTGCCCCGTTACCTGGACCACTTTGCCGCGCAGGGGTTTCGGTTTGAGCGGCTGTAG
- a CDS encoding glycosyltransferase family 4 protein — translation MHLAVNTRFLLPGDQLEGIGRFTFETLRRMVAAHPEHTFHFLFDRPYDARYLFGPNVVPHVLFPPARHPFLFVAWFEGAVAAWLRRHRPAVFLSPDGFTTLNTHVPRVTVMHDLAFEHFPQDVGLVQRKYYHFFAPRFARASQRVVAVSEATRQDLVRTYGLPESRISVVYNAADARFRPQPAAVQQATRDRFSAGKPYFLFVGALQPRKNLVNLLRAFDAFKAQTGAATKLLIVGRTAWKAGPMFDTYQHLRFRHDVHLTGRVQDDELVQLYAAALGTAYVPYFEGFGIPIIEAQACGSPVITSNCSSLPEVAGDAACLVDPFQVESIAAGLQQVHEDPAYRAALVERGFRNVQRFSWDQSAQALWEAVSLVSGKL, via the coding sequence ATGCACCTCGCCGTCAATACTCGTTTTCTGTTGCCGGGGGACCAGCTGGAAGGCATTGGGCGGTTTACGTTTGAGACGCTGCGGCGCATGGTGGCGGCCCACCCGGAGCACACGTTTCACTTCCTGTTCGACAGGCCCTACGACGCGCGCTACCTGTTCGGGCCGAATGTGGTGCCGCACGTGCTGTTTCCGCCGGCCCGGCACCCGTTTTTGTTTGTAGCCTGGTTTGAAGGCGCCGTGGCTGCCTGGCTGCGCCGCCACCGCCCGGCCGTGTTCCTGAGCCCCGACGGCTTCACTACGCTCAACACCCATGTGCCCCGCGTGACGGTGATGCACGACCTCGCCTTCGAGCATTTTCCGCAGGACGTGGGCCTGGTGCAGCGCAAGTACTACCACTTCTTCGCGCCCCGGTTTGCGCGGGCTTCCCAGCGGGTGGTGGCGGTGTCGGAAGCTACGCGCCAGGACCTGGTGCGCACCTACGGCCTGCCCGAAAGCCGCATCAGCGTGGTGTACAACGCCGCCGACGCCCGGTTCCGGCCCCAGCCGGCCGCCGTGCAGCAGGCCACACGGGACCGGTTCAGCGCCGGCAAGCCGTATTTCCTATTCGTGGGCGCCTTGCAGCCGCGCAAAAACCTGGTGAACCTGCTGCGGGCTTTCGACGCCTTCAAGGCCCAGACCGGCGCGGCCACCAAGCTGCTCATCGTGGGCCGCACGGCCTGGAAAGCCGGGCCCATGTTCGACACCTACCAGCACCTGCGCTTCCGCCACGACGTGCACCTTACGGGCCGCGTGCAGGACGACGAGCTGGTGCAGCTCTACGCCGCGGCCCTGGGCACGGCCTACGTGCCCTACTTCGAGGGCTTCGGCATTCCCATCATCGAGGCTCAGGCCTGCGGCTCCCCGGTCATCACCTCCAACTGCAGCTCCCTGCCCGAAGTAGCCGGCGACGCCGCCTGCCTCGTCGACCCCTTTCAGGTTGAGTCCATTGCCGCTGGCCTGCAGCAGGTGCATGAGGACCCCGCGTACCGCGCCGCCCTGGTGGAGCGCGGCTTCCGGAACGTGCAGCGCTTCTCTTGGGACCAGAGCGCCCAGGCCCTGTGGGAAGCAGTTAGTTTAGTGAGCGGCAAGCTGTAA
- a CDS encoding oligosaccharide flippase family protein, which yields MVLLNLLIKPGWVILENVVQDRLGHAAFGLFTALSALTLVLATVSDLGLTHYSVKRVAAEPGFLAEYFPTILPLRGALNGVALGAMVGLGWMLGYRGATLGLLAAVGASLLLTQYGQFLRGTLQAQQRFNTDAVLSVFEKFLLLGLVAALLPLGLTLERYVGVRVAAAGFTVALLYGLMTRLFGRIRYRWQWKQAGGVLRETVPFAVMNLLYGLNERVDMVMLERLASADEAGYYAGAYRWVDAVMMYLWTVLPLFFARFSGATHRPAEQRELLWFGQRIVTIPMLFVCVFVLFRGEVLFWQFKHSSAAEVARMAWCLKVLFVNVLVHAFFALYATLLNSTHYVRTVNRLVALSALLNIGLNLLFLPRFGAIAAAWNTLVCAALVSVGYVWLVQRHAGVPVPWSTLARLLSLLAGLGAGWYALQHVAHLHWMVETALAGLLFVVLVLAVRVVRPAELRQLQGLRRK from the coding sequence GTGGTGCTGCTCAACCTGCTGATAAAGCCAGGGTGGGTTATTCTCGAAAATGTAGTGCAGGACCGCCTGGGCCACGCGGCTTTCGGGCTGTTCACGGCCTTGTCGGCCCTCACGCTGGTGCTGGCCACGGTGTCGGATCTGGGGCTGACTCACTATAGCGTGAAGCGGGTGGCGGCCGAGCCGGGCTTTCTGGCGGAGTATTTCCCTACCATCCTGCCCCTGCGCGGGGCGCTGAATGGCGTGGCCCTGGGGGCTATGGTGGGCCTGGGCTGGATGCTGGGCTACCGCGGCGCCACGCTGGGCCTGCTGGCTGCCGTGGGTGCCAGCCTGCTGCTAACTCAGTACGGGCAGTTTTTGCGGGGCACCTTGCAGGCCCAGCAGCGCTTCAACACCGACGCCGTGCTGTCGGTATTCGAGAAGTTTCTGCTGCTGGGGCTGGTGGCGGCCCTGTTGCCCCTGGGCCTCACGCTGGAGCGCTACGTGGGCGTGCGGGTAGCGGCGGCCGGGTTTACCGTGGCCTTGCTCTACGGGCTGATGACGCGCCTGTTTGGCCGCATCCGCTACCGCTGGCAGTGGAAGCAGGCCGGCGGCGTGCTGCGCGAAACCGTGCCGTTTGCCGTAATGAACTTGTTGTATGGCCTGAATGAGCGGGTGGATATGGTGATGCTGGAGCGGTTGGCCTCGGCCGATGAAGCGGGCTACTATGCCGGGGCCTACCGCTGGGTGGATGCGGTGATGATGTACCTCTGGACCGTGCTGCCCTTGTTTTTTGCCCGCTTCTCCGGCGCCACGCACCGCCCGGCCGAGCAGCGGGAACTGCTGTGGTTTGGGCAGCGGATAGTCACGATACCCATGCTGTTTGTCTGCGTATTTGTGCTGTTTCGGGGCGAAGTGCTCTTCTGGCAGTTCAAGCACAGCTCGGCGGCCGAGGTTGCGCGCATGGCGTGGTGCCTGAAGGTACTGTTTGTCAACGTGCTGGTGCACGCGTTTTTTGCCCTGTACGCAACCTTGCTCAACAGCACCCACTACGTACGCACCGTGAACCGCCTGGTGGCCCTGAGTGCCCTGTTGAATATTGGCTTGAATCTGCTGTTTTTGCCGCGGTTTGGTGCCATAGCTGCGGCCTGGAACACGCTAGTCTGCGCGGCCTTAGTATCGGTGGGGTATGTATGGCTGGTGCAGCGCCACGCCGGTGTGCCGGTGCCTTGGAGCACACTGGCCCGCTTGCTGAGCCTGCTGGCTGGGCTGGGGGCGGGCTGGTATGCGCTGCAACACGTAGCGCACCTGCACTGGATGGTGGAAACGGCGCTGGCTGGCCTGCTTTTCGTGGTGCTGGTGCTGGCTGTGCGCGTTGTGCGTCCTGCCGAGTTGCGGCAGCTACAAGGGCTCCGGCGAAAATGA
- a CDS encoding GumC domain-containing protein, with the protein MLERTYSLLGLWPIIDRWKKLVGTALALALVVSLVVALLLPNIYTSTAVFFPTNPQSTDPDRIVDGEKLELENRTEDLDRVITIGESQPVAELMIRRFDLYNHYGVGQPGEDKADEAVLKEFSDNLGIVHNERDAIELTFQDTDKQLAARMANAMVQVIDSINQQLTLENRRNVLGLFKQRYEFLNGEFERSRRQLVQARRRYGIFNEEMQSRYLAREIIEIESKLRQAEGGSGNAGALRRSLRGLTQADGGNVVNLENYTQGLDSVKMFTARLEDLQARLVKARGDYEIADVAIRGKLSSLYVVQKAYPAVKKSKPVRWLIVVGAVALTLMLSVVLITLLELLRRTQRPVSLSTAA; encoded by the coding sequence ATGTTAGAACGCACGTATTCTTTGCTGGGGTTGTGGCCCATTATTGATCGTTGGAAGAAGTTGGTAGGGACGGCACTGGCCTTGGCGCTGGTGGTCAGCCTGGTGGTGGCCCTGCTGCTGCCCAATATCTACACTTCCACGGCCGTTTTCTTTCCTACGAACCCTCAGAGCACCGACCCCGACCGGATTGTGGACGGCGAAAAGCTGGAGCTGGAAAACCGCACCGAGGACCTGGACCGCGTGATTACCATCGGCGAGTCGCAGCCAGTGGCTGAGCTGATGATCCGGCGCTTCGACCTCTACAACCACTACGGCGTAGGCCAGCCCGGCGAAGACAAGGCCGATGAAGCGGTGCTCAAGGAGTTTAGCGACAACCTGGGCATTGTGCACAATGAGCGCGACGCCATTGAGCTGACGTTTCAGGACACGGACAAGCAGCTGGCCGCCCGCATGGCCAATGCCATGGTGCAGGTTATCGACTCCATCAACCAGCAGCTGACCCTGGAAAACCGCCGCAACGTGCTGGGCCTGTTCAAGCAGCGCTACGAGTTCCTGAACGGGGAGTTTGAACGCTCGCGCCGCCAGCTGGTGCAGGCCCGCCGCCGCTACGGCATCTTTAATGAGGAGATGCAGTCGCGCTACCTGGCCCGCGAAATTATTGAGATTGAAAGCAAGCTGCGCCAGGCCGAGGGCGGCAGCGGCAACGCCGGGGCCCTGCGCCGCTCCCTGCGCGGCCTCACCCAGGCCGACGGCGGCAACGTGGTAAACCTGGAGAACTACACCCAGGGCCTCGACTCGGTGAAGATGTTTACGGCCCGCCTCGAAGACCTGCAAGCCCGCCTGGTAAAGGCCCGCGGCGACTACGAAATTGCCGATGTGGCCATCCGGGGCAAGCTGTCGTCGCTGTACGTGGTGCAAAAAGCCTACCCGGCCGTGAAGAAGAGCAAGCCCGTGCGCTGGCTGATTGTGGTGGGAGCCGTGGCCCTCACGCTGATGCTGTCGGTGGTGCTGATTACGCTGCTGGAGCTGCTGCGCCGCACGCAGCGGCCGGTTTCGCTCAGCACGGCCGCATGA
- a CDS encoding O-antigen ligase family protein, whose amino-acid sequence MNRLLNQLWPPDTAQRVFVGFVLVLLVGGAAALLLKTPLPLLPAVLLLGLLLVLIDWRLVFYLLFASLAFAREIAMPGGLSLDVPSEPLMLVLTGCVGAALLLGYGHLPRRELLHPVIVLLLLLLLWSITSTFFSVDTTKSVKYLLAKIWYLVPFILGTWLIVRRPTDLWRVAGLYVGSACITVIITAVRHASSGFSFDGINPAASWFYRNHVIYATVLALLLPFALYGVRRSRGWERTAWRVATGLLLFGLLTAYTRASLLALPVAAVFYWVVRLRQMRLFLVGAVAAALTGSIYFLSENTYLLYAPDFEKTVFYGDDFEKHLEATYKLEDVSGMERVYRWVAAVRMAADRPLVGSGPSTFYPEYKRYTVRSFRTYVSDNPEKSTTHNYFLLLLAEQGFPGMLLFMVLLVVALLMLEHLYHRTLPGSELRYITLACGLSFVIIVFHLLLNELVEVDKVGSFFFLNLAVLIRVGTWVRYEK is encoded by the coding sequence ATGAACCGCCTGCTAAATCAGCTATGGCCCCCGGACACGGCCCAGCGGGTATTTGTGGGGTTTGTGCTGGTGCTGCTGGTGGGCGGTGCCGCCGCCCTGCTGCTGAAAACACCCCTGCCCCTGCTGCCCGCCGTGCTGCTTCTGGGCCTGCTGCTGGTGCTTATCGACTGGCGCCTGGTGTTCTACTTGCTCTTTGCCTCCCTGGCCTTTGCCCGCGAAATAGCCATGCCCGGCGGCCTGAGCCTCGACGTGCCCTCCGAGCCCCTGATGCTGGTGCTAACGGGCTGCGTGGGGGCCGCGCTGCTACTGGGCTACGGGCACCTGCCGCGCCGGGAACTACTGCACCCGGTTATCGTCTTGCTGCTGCTGCTGCTGCTCTGGTCTATTACGTCAACTTTCTTTTCGGTTGATACAACCAAGTCGGTTAAATACCTGCTGGCCAAAATCTGGTATCTGGTACCGTTCATTCTGGGCACGTGGCTGATTGTACGCCGCCCTACCGACCTATGGCGGGTAGCGGGGCTGTACGTGGGCAGCGCCTGCATTACGGTCATTATTACGGCCGTTCGTCACGCCTCATCAGGCTTTTCCTTTGATGGCATTAACCCGGCGGCGTCCTGGTTTTACCGTAACCACGTCATTTATGCCACGGTGCTGGCGCTGCTCTTGCCCTTTGCCCTGTACGGGGTGCGGCGCAGCCGGGGCTGGGAGCGGACGGCGTGGCGGGTGGCAACGGGCCTGCTGCTGTTTGGGCTGCTCACGGCTTACACCCGGGCTTCCCTGCTGGCCTTGCCGGTAGCGGCCGTGTTTTACTGGGTGGTGCGCCTGCGCCAGATGCGCCTGTTTCTGGTGGGTGCCGTGGCGGCGGCCCTCACTGGCTCCATCTACTTCCTGAGCGAGAATACCTACCTGCTCTACGCCCCCGATTTCGAAAAAACCGTGTTCTACGGCGACGACTTCGAGAAGCACCTGGAGGCTACCTACAAGCTGGAAGACGTGTCGGGGATGGAGCGGGTGTACCGCTGGGTGGCCGCCGTGCGCATGGCCGCCGACCGGCCCCTGGTGGGCAGCGGCCCCAGCACCTTCTACCCCGAGTACAAGCGCTACACCGTGCGCAGCTTCCGCACCTACGTGAGCGACAACCCCGAGAAATCCACCACCCACAACTACTTTCTGCTCTTGCTGGCCGAGCAGGGCTTTCCGGGGATGCTTCTGTTTATGGTGCTGCTGGTGGTGGCCCTGCTGATGCTAGAGCACCTCTACCACCGCACCCTGCCCGGCTCCGAGCTGCGCTACATCACGCTGGCTTGTGGCCTAAGCTTCGTCATCATCGTCTTTCACCTGCTGCTCAACGAGCTGGTCGAAGTCGATAAAGTCGGCTCGTTCTTCTTCCTAAATCTAGCCGTGCTGATCCGGGTAGGAACGTGGGTGAGATATGAGAAGTGA
- a CDS encoding PP2C family protein-serine/threonine phosphatase: protein MPTITPEKRLFLKERELGALLEITQAINQDSTEAALYKIFQFTLLGQLTIRRLVLYVKEESQWVCTVSFGAGLPNFRTLPLPSSVLAGCRSVPCPMTSFQVSPEWELLETVIPVVQNGEVLAYVFIGNVHEDYASEEATNFLQTLSNILVGAIENRRLARQRVADAAMRKEIEIAQEVQTMLFPRKLPNDSSVAVHASYVPHTAVGGDYYDVVSLDADRFLFCVADVSGKGVAASLLMSNFQAGLRTLLRQQADLATVVQELNNLIFRNAGGDKFITVFFGLYNRATRRLQYVNAGHNDPLLLGEDAPLLVLKDGTIMLGVMDELPMLKVGEIQVPPRTLLLTYTDGLTEVFDTNQNEFGEEGVLRVLRHNRYAPLPTVHRELLREIEAFNTSGTGFADDITILSCRFK, encoded by the coding sequence ATGCCCACCATTACCCCCGAAAAACGACTGTTCTTGAAAGAGCGGGAGCTGGGCGCTCTGCTGGAAATCACCCAGGCCATTAACCAGGACTCTACCGAAGCGGCGCTCTACAAAATATTCCAGTTTACGCTCCTGGGTCAGCTGACCATCCGGCGGCTGGTGCTCTACGTGAAAGAGGAAAGTCAGTGGGTGTGCACCGTTTCGTTTGGGGCCGGGTTGCCCAATTTCCGTACGCTGCCGCTGCCGTCCAGCGTTTTGGCGGGCTGCCGCTCGGTGCCCTGCCCTATGACCAGCTTTCAGGTAAGCCCCGAGTGGGAGCTGCTGGAAACCGTTATTCCGGTGGTGCAGAACGGCGAGGTACTGGCCTACGTGTTCATCGGCAACGTGCACGAGGACTATGCCAGCGAGGAAGCCACCAACTTTCTGCAAACCCTGAGCAATATTCTGGTGGGAGCCATCGAAAACCGCCGCCTGGCCCGGCAGCGCGTGGCGGATGCGGCCATGCGCAAGGAAATCGAAATTGCCCAGGAGGTGCAAACCATGCTCTTCCCGCGCAAGCTGCCCAACGACAGCAGCGTGGCCGTGCACGCCTCCTACGTGCCCCACACCGCCGTGGGCGGCGACTACTACGACGTGGTGAGCCTCGACGCCGACCGGTTTCTGTTCTGCGTGGCCGACGTGTCGGGCAAGGGCGTGGCGGCCTCCCTGCTGATGTCGAACTTCCAGGCTGGGCTGCGCACCCTGCTGCGCCAGCAGGCCGACCTAGCCACCGTGGTGCAGGAGCTGAACAACCTCATCTTCCGCAATGCCGGCGGCGACAAGTTCATCACCGTCTTCTTCGGGCTCTACAACCGCGCCACCCGCCGCCTCCAGTACGTGAATGCCGGCCACAACGACCCCCTGCTGCTCGGCGAAGACGCGCCCCTGCTCGTGCTCAAAGACGGCACCATTATGCTGGGCGTGATGGACGAGCTGCCCATGCTCAAGGTGGGCGAAATCCAGGTGCCGCCCCGCACCCTGCTGCTCACCTACACCGACGGCCTCACCGAAGTATTCGACACCAACCAGAACGAGTTCGGGGAGGAAGGCGTACTCCGGGTGCTCCGCCACAACCGCTACGCCCCGCTGCCCACCGTCCACCGTGAGCTGCTCCGCGAAATCGAAGCCTTCAACACCAGCGGCACCGGCTTCGCCGATGACATCACGATTCTGAGCTGTCGGTTTAAGTAG
- a CDS encoding ABC transporter permease — protein MAPPSAPPARPPGYYVRQRLLRNPPAMLGLGFIVLCTLVALLGYWMLPDNSPSANNGLVVLQKQPPGFRVDVLPVPLPDSIRPTRRGLLARWWGGQPPLTQDLPIEPRFRVTADSVYVRPYVPYRPAGAAAPAEVGVALRQLAAEPAENRQQVVEQAVTHRRYWLGTDKAGRDQLSRLLLGTRISLGIGLVAVLISVVLGMAIGAVAGYVGGWVDSLLLGLMTVVWSIPGIMLVIAISLALDSKGVWTSFVAVGLTMWVDVARVVRGQMLSLREKTFVEAGRVLGLPQSRLIWRHLLPNMTGPLIVLATSNFAAAILLEAGLSFLGLGVQPPAPSWGLMVNEGFQLLGTEAGLWLTLLPGLAISLLVLSFNLLGNGLRDAYDPKTPLG, from the coding sequence GTGGCCCCACCTTCCGCGCCGCCGGCCCGGCCGCCGGGCTACTACGTGCGCCAGCGCCTGCTGCGCAACCCGCCCGCCATGCTGGGCCTGGGCTTTATTGTGCTGTGCACGCTGGTAGCCCTGCTGGGCTACTGGATGTTGCCCGACAACTCGCCCTCGGCCAACAACGGCTTGGTGGTGCTGCAAAAACAGCCGCCCGGCTTCCGCGTGGACGTGCTGCCCGTGCCCTTGCCCGACTCCATCCGGCCCACTCGGCGCGGACTGCTGGCCCGCTGGTGGGGCGGGCAGCCGCCCCTTACCCAGGACCTGCCCATCGAGCCCCGCTTCCGGGTCACCGCCGATTCGGTGTACGTGCGGCCCTATGTGCCCTACCGGCCGGCTGGCGCGGCGGCTCCGGCCGAGGTGGGGGTGGCGCTTCGGCAGCTGGCGGCAGAACCGGCCGAAAACCGCCAACAGGTTGTCGAGCAGGCTGTAACGCACCGCCGCTACTGGCTGGGCACCGACAAAGCCGGGCGCGACCAGCTGAGCCGCCTGCTGCTGGGCACCCGCATTTCCCTGGGCATTGGGCTGGTGGCCGTGCTGATTTCGGTGGTGCTGGGCATGGCCATCGGGGCGGTGGCCGGCTACGTGGGCGGCTGGGTGGACAGCCTGCTGCTGGGCCTGATGACCGTGGTGTGGAGCATTCCGGGCATTATGCTGGTCATTGCCATTTCCCTGGCCCTCGACTCCAAGGGCGTCTGGACCTCGTTTGTGGCCGTGGGCCTGACTATGTGGGTGGACGTGGCCCGCGTGGTGCGCGGGCAGATGCTCAGCCTGCGTGAAAAAACCTTTGTGGAAGCCGGCCGGGTGCTGGGCCTGCCCCAGAGCCGCCTGATCTGGCGCCACCTGCTGCCCAACATGACTGGCCCCTTGATTGTGCTGGCCACCAGCAATTTTGCGGCGGCCATTCTGCTGGAGGCGGGCCTGAGTTTTTTGGGCCTGGGCGTGCAGCCGCCCGCGCCGTCGTGGGGCCTCATGGTGAACGAAGGATTCCAACTGCTTGGCACTGAGGCCGGCCTGTGGCTGACCCTGCTGCCGGGCTTGGCTATCAGCTTGCTGGTGCTTAGCTTCAACCTGCTGGGCAACGGCCTGCGCGACGCCTACGACCCCAAAACTCCGCTAGGATAA
- a CDS encoding helix-turn-helix domain-containing protein, with translation MTDAEFDILDELYFVTSFADLSKKTGLAPATLERHLRSLLEQGLIRSFWPDPDTELAFEESSFGAIVRDCYFLASKEGLLQHNTR, from the coding sequence GTGACCGACGCTGAATTTGACATTCTCGACGAGCTGTACTTCGTCACTTCCTTCGCCGACCTGAGCAAGAAAACCGGCCTGGCCCCGGCCACCTTGGAGCGCCACCTGCGGAGCCTGCTGGAACAGGGCCTCATCCGCAGCTTCTGGCCCGACCCCGACACGGAGCTAGCCTTCGAGGAAAGCTCCTTCGGCGCCATCGTGCGCGACTGTTACTTTCTGGCCTCCAAAGAAGGCCTGCTTCAACACAACACCCGCTAA
- a CDS encoding c-type cytochrome, with protein MSKSWLEIVFPVGLALLVCTMGIFLLSVGGLLTEPEPADAAKAATSAYTGVELGSKAKSKIPSGANPVDVVAGDALFKGNCAQCHAVTEVLVGPALHGITKRRPVSWLIPWVKNSSKMVASGDEYAVKVFNQYQKQQMPSFQLSDREIKQILAYVESDHAVAQSTYVLIE; from the coding sequence ATGAGTAAATCCTGGTTAGAAATCGTGTTTCCGGTGGGGCTGGCGTTGTTGGTGTGTACGATGGGTATTTTTCTGCTGTCCGTGGGCGGACTGCTTACGGAACCTGAACCAGCTGACGCTGCCAAAGCGGCAACATCTGCCTATACCGGAGTGGAGCTAGGTAGCAAGGCCAAGTCCAAAATTCCATCCGGCGCTAATCCTGTTGATGTCGTAGCTGGTGATGCTTTATTCAAAGGCAATTGCGCCCAGTGCCATGCCGTCACGGAAGTACTTGTAGGCCCCGCTTTGCATGGCATCACCAAGCGCCGCCCCGTTTCCTGGTTGATTCCTTGGGTGAAAAATTCCAGTAAGATGGTAGCCAGCGGCGACGAGTACGCCGTGAAAGTTTTCAATCAGTACCAGAAGCAGCAAATGCCCAGCTTTCAATTGAGCGACCGGGAAATTAAGCAGATTTTGGCCTATGTAGAATCTGATCATGCTGTAGCCCAAAGCACCTATGTACTGATCGAATAA